The following coding sequences are from one Novipirellula caenicola window:
- a CDS encoding glycosyltransferase family 4 protein — translation MTHVTHYRHEGKIFAYGPYAREINIWCDLFTDVSIAAPCKVGPPPGDGVAISRENVELRSIPASGGESVRAKLWQLFLLPRIVGALVFAMRATDAVHVRCPGNLGLLGVILAPCFSNKLIAKYAGQWDGFPGESWSVRLQRYLLGSRWWRGIVTVYGDWPNQPPHVIPFFTSVMTAEQIDRAKEIAARKTAQQTLTLLFVGRLSKSKNVDVLIEAVAKLKQAGIRVHCDIVGDGSERRHLGEQVQRLKLEECVHFAGAIDFDQVFDFYDRSQVLVLASDTEGWPKAIAEAMACGLVCVGSDRGLVPWMLGEGRGFVVPARDVDALTNTLRELASAPEQRIEVSRRAAIFSQRYSLETLREALRQLLTEHWHVNMNEGTPTKPEPDPWIKQQVTVP, via the coding sequence GTGACCCATGTCACTCACTATCGACACGAGGGCAAGATTTTTGCCTACGGACCTTATGCTCGCGAGATCAACATTTGGTGCGATCTGTTTACGGATGTCTCGATTGCGGCGCCCTGCAAAGTGGGACCGCCGCCGGGCGACGGCGTGGCGATCTCGCGAGAGAATGTAGAACTAAGATCGATCCCGGCTAGCGGCGGCGAATCGGTCAGAGCGAAGTTGTGGCAATTGTTTCTGCTACCACGAATCGTAGGGGCGCTGGTCTTCGCAATGCGGGCAACCGACGCAGTCCACGTGCGATGCCCCGGCAATCTAGGTCTATTGGGCGTGATTCTCGCACCCTGTTTTAGCAACAAACTGATTGCGAAATATGCCGGACAATGGGACGGATTTCCTGGGGAATCGTGGAGCGTCCGATTGCAGCGGTACTTACTTGGCTCGCGATGGTGGCGTGGAATCGTGACAGTGTACGGTGATTGGCCAAACCAGCCGCCACATGTGATCCCATTTTTCACGTCGGTGATGACTGCAGAACAGATCGACCGGGCTAAAGAAATCGCAGCACGAAAAACGGCTCAACAAACGTTGACTCTGTTGTTCGTTGGTCGGTTGTCTAAAAGCAAAAACGTGGATGTGCTGATCGAGGCAGTGGCAAAATTAAAACAGGCGGGCATCCGCGTACACTGCGACATCGTCGGTGATGGCTCAGAACGCCGTCATCTTGGCGAACAAGTCCAACGATTGAAACTCGAAGAATGCGTTCACTTCGCTGGCGCGATTGATTTTGATCAGGTCTTTGATTTTTACGACCGATCTCAAGTGCTCGTGCTGGCATCGGACACCGAAGGTTGGCCCAAAGCGATCGCCGAAGCAATGGCCTGCGGCTTGGTGTGCGTAGGATCTGACCGTGGGCTAGTCCCCTGGATGCTAGGCGAGGGCAGAGGTTTTGTTGTTCCTGCGAGAGACGTCGATGCCCTGACAAACACGTTGCGTGAACTCGCATCTGCTCCGGAACAGCGAATCGAGGTATCACGACGGGCGGCTATCTTTTCGCAGCGATACTCGCTGGAAACATTACGTGAAGCATTGCGTCAATTGTTGACGGAACATTGGCATGTGAACATGAACGAGGGCACGCCAACAAAGCCCGAACCGGATCCGTGGATCAAACAACAAGTCACAGTTCCATAA
- a CDS encoding glycosyltransferase, whose product MKRLVVLSHVVHYRHEGKLYAFGPYAREIDIWADLFPEVVIAAPCRDFAPKGDSMPFERTNISIHPILKTGGDSLGAKIAQLIRLPLVIIGLSRAMAHADAIHVRCPGNLGFLGVLLARFFSRYRVAKYAGQWNGYPGENLTGRLQRRLLKSWWWGAPVTVYGEWQNQPPHVHAFFTSMMSDEQIESAVTHARSKTFSYPLRVLFSGRLVAEKRVHVFIDAIAAVAASGIKLEVRIVGDGPLRDELESQARASGIAEFTHFVGAVPFDQSLQHYRWADCLLLPSVHSEGWPKVIAEAMCHGLICVAVNHGQVGRMLCGRGILLPDGDTERFVTAMKSIVDDPTKYRELGQQASHWSQRYSREGLRSALASLLEHTWGIRLVPTNHSNHAVKQDSAEVLLNE is encoded by the coding sequence ATGAAACGACTGGTCGTGTTATCGCATGTAGTCCATTATCGTCACGAGGGCAAACTTTATGCGTTCGGCCCCTATGCCCGGGAAATTGACATCTGGGCCGATTTGTTTCCTGAGGTTGTGATCGCGGCGCCGTGTCGAGACTTCGCCCCCAAGGGCGACAGCATGCCATTTGAACGTACAAACATTAGCATTCATCCCATTTTAAAAACGGGTGGAGATTCGCTCGGGGCCAAAATTGCTCAGCTGATTCGGCTTCCTCTTGTCATTATTGGTCTAAGTCGCGCCATGGCGCATGCGGACGCGATTCATGTACGATGCCCCGGAAACCTAGGCTTCCTCGGCGTGTTGCTGGCACGTTTCTTTTCTCGCTATCGCGTTGCCAAGTATGCAGGACAATGGAACGGATACCCAGGAGAAAATTTGACCGGACGGTTACAGCGTCGGTTATTGAAATCATGGTGGTGGGGGGCTCCGGTCACAGTCTATGGAGAATGGCAAAACCAACCGCCGCACGTTCATGCGTTCTTTACCTCGATGATGAGTGACGAACAGATTGAATCCGCAGTAACGCATGCTCGAAGCAAAACATTTTCTTACCCGCTAAGAGTGCTGTTCTCAGGACGCTTGGTCGCAGAAAAACGAGTGCATGTATTCATCGACGCGATCGCTGCGGTGGCCGCCAGCGGCATCAAATTGGAAGTCCGTATCGTCGGCGATGGTCCTCTGCGAGACGAATTAGAATCGCAGGCCAGGGCCAGCGGAATTGCGGAATTCACCCATTTTGTGGGCGCTGTGCCCTTTGATCAATCACTCCAACACTATCGATGGGCCGATTGTCTTCTTTTGCCCTCGGTCCATTCCGAAGGTTGGCCCAAGGTCATCGCCGAAGCAATGTGCCACGGGCTGATCTGTGTGGCGGTGAACCATGGGCAAGTGGGGCGAATGCTCTGCGGGCGAGGAATCTTGTTGCCAGACGGCGACACCGAACGATTCGTTACCGCGATGAAATCGATTGTCGACGACCCGACTAAATACCGCGAGCTAGGTCAACAAGCCTCCCATTGGTCGCAACGCTATTCGCGTGAAGGCTTGCGATCGGCGTTGGCCAGTCTCCTAGAACACACTTGGGGTATCCGCTTAGTTCCAACTAACCATTCGAATCACGCTGTCAAACAAGACTCCGCTGAAGTATTGTTGAACGAATGA
- a CDS encoding glycosyltransferase: MIAENKTDRRIHVMHMTDTLDLGGRERIAVELVNQMPRDRYRTSLCTTRRDGPLTPCVSADVGRICLHRKHTFDLRAIRNLVQYNRKHRVDVLHAHGSSILVARMAAMFSPHPAIVWHDHYGTNERKERPTWLFRLLLRHVGGVVAVSKPLADWSHHRLHFPKDRIWCLPNFVDTTKQVIPNCELPGSRGTRIVCVANVRPVKDHLTLVRAMQRVVGIYPDAHLLLVGAHPDANYLTQVQREIQIQGLQSHVTLMGIREDVSSILHCCDIGVLSSTSEGLPVSLLEYGATSMPVVATRVGQCGDVLDDGKAGLLVPASESTQLANAIISLLADESKRKSLGRAFFNRVQTQYSAEAVIGQLSEIYDTVLALR; encoded by the coding sequence ATGATTGCGGAGAATAAAACCGATCGTCGAATTCATGTGATGCACATGACCGACACGCTCGATTTAGGAGGGCGTGAGCGAATTGCTGTCGAGTTGGTGAACCAAATGCCTCGCGATCGGTATCGAACCTCGTTATGCACGACACGGCGTGACGGGCCACTTACTCCGTGCGTTTCCGCTGATGTCGGCCGAATTTGTTTGCACCGTAAACACACATTTGATCTTCGGGCGATTCGCAATTTAGTGCAGTACAATCGCAAACACCGTGTCGACGTCTTGCATGCTCATGGTTCTTCGATCTTAGTCGCACGAATGGCAGCAATGTTCTCGCCGCATCCTGCGATCGTGTGGCACGACCACTACGGAACCAACGAACGCAAAGAACGACCGACATGGTTGTTCCGTTTATTGTTGCGACATGTCGGAGGCGTGGTCGCGGTCAGCAAACCATTAGCAGATTGGTCTCATCATCGGTTGCATTTTCCTAAAGACCGGATTTGGTGCTTGCCAAACTTCGTCGACACCACAAAACAAGTCATTCCGAATTGCGAATTGCCAGGCAGCCGAGGCACCCGAATCGTATGCGTCGCCAACGTTCGCCCCGTCAAAGACCATTTGACTCTGGTCCGTGCGATGCAGCGTGTCGTGGGGATCTACCCTGATGCCCACTTGTTGTTGGTCGGGGCTCACCCAGACGCCAACTACCTGACGCAGGTGCAACGTGAAATCCAGATCCAAGGGTTGCAGTCCCACGTCACGCTGATGGGGATACGCGAGGATGTCAGCAGTATCCTGCATTGCTGTGACATCGGCGTACTCAGTTCCACTTCCGAAGGGCTTCCCGTTTCGCTGTTGGAATACGGCGCCACCTCAATGCCGGTGGTGGCAACACGCGTGGGGCAATGCGGCGATGTGCTAGACGATGGCAAGGCGGGATTGCTTGTTCCCGCAAGTGAGTCGACACAATTAGCAAACGCGATCATCTCGCTACTGGCCGACGAGAGCAAACGCAAATCCTTAGGCCGCGCCTTTTTCAACCGCGTTCAAACGCAGTACAGTGCCGAGGCGGTCATCGGACAACTTTCAGAGATCTACGACACCGTGTTGGCTTTACGATGA
- a CDS encoding glycosyltransferase family 4 protein, with protein sequence MSTSANTSVLLVGNFLSGNVGNHSVCEDLAGKLESVGLNVFTASNQRPRAARLLDIVTTTWKRRHEYSAANVDVYSGLGFGLAESACFVLRAAGKPYALTLRGGNLPDFSKRWPRRVDRLLRHAAVVTTPSEYLQQRMERYRNDIQLLPNPLHLNRYSFCLRDKPAANLVWVRSFHHLYNPTLAIRLVADLQHAFPDIQLTMVGPDKGDGSFQATQRAASELGVADRVRFTGGVPKTQIPDHLAQADVFINTTNFDNTPVSVLEAMACGLCVVSTDVGGMPDLVDHNHNALLVPPDDTAAMGAAVRRVLNEDGLAGKLSQNAHAFASQFDWPTILPKWVRLFETLSEKATH encoded by the coding sequence ATGAGCACTTCCGCAAACACGTCCGTCCTGTTGGTAGGCAATTTCCTCTCGGGCAATGTCGGCAACCATTCGGTGTGTGAAGATCTGGCCGGCAAACTTGAATCGGTAGGACTAAATGTATTCACCGCTTCGAATCAGCGTCCCCGTGCGGCGCGGTTACTTGATATCGTCACCACCACCTGGAAACGACGACACGAGTACAGTGCGGCTAACGTCGATGTTTACAGCGGGCTCGGCTTTGGATTGGCTGAATCTGCATGCTTCGTTTTGCGGGCTGCTGGTAAGCCGTATGCTTTGACTTTGCGTGGCGGCAATTTACCAGATTTCAGCAAACGTTGGCCGCGCCGCGTCGATCGCTTGCTGCGGCATGCCGCGGTTGTCACAACGCCTTCGGAATATCTGCAACAACGAATGGAACGGTATCGAAACGATATCCAATTGTTGCCAAATCCACTGCACCTGAACCGCTACTCCTTTTGTTTGCGAGACAAGCCTGCCGCCAACTTGGTTTGGGTACGCAGCTTCCATCACTTGTACAACCCCACGCTGGCGATCCGCTTGGTTGCCGATCTGCAACATGCCTTTCCCGATATCCAGCTAACGATGGTAGGTCCTGATAAAGGCGATGGCAGCTTTCAGGCCACGCAACGAGCAGCGTCCGAGTTAGGTGTCGCGGATCGTGTTCGATTCACCGGCGGGGTCCCGAAAACTCAAATTCCAGATCATCTGGCGCAAGCTGACGTTTTCATCAACACGACCAATTTCGACAACACGCCGGTCAGCGTACTCGAAGCGATGGCGTGTGGATTGTGCGTCGTCAGTACCGATGTCGGAGGCATGCCCGATCTGGTCGATCACAACCACAATGCCCTGCTCGTGCCGCCGGATGACACGGCCGCAATGGGAGCGGCGGTCCGCCGCGTGTTGAACGAAGACGGATTAGCCGGGAAACTATCACAAAATGCCCATGCATTCGCCAGCCAATTTGATTGGCCGACGATCTTGCCGAAATGGGTCCGACTGTTCGAAACGTTAAGCGAAAAAGCAACGCACTGA
- a CDS encoding class I SAM-dependent methyltransferase gives MRVVDTTENVRENEQHYDQSYRDVNVDEIVHMVENFDDFFSDAVRTDTSWYGMYMDGFADRLKGKRVLELGCGNGVNALAMCMLGAQVVAVDISSESARIVNQAAQKLGFGPERVQGMSGDFTSLNLEDEPFDCVVGKAFLHHLTEELEREYLAKAAGMLKPEGEARFFEPAENSPTLDALRWMVPVRNRPSSLNKKAFAKWKASDPHPDRSNSSQTYLQNAALYFEQVDALSLGSIERFHKLLPGGSFNRKYRRWAHRVDARMPNWFRHKFARSQLLIYRHPKLHAADRGSL, from the coding sequence ATGCGAGTCGTTGACACCACTGAAAACGTTCGCGAGAACGAACAACACTACGACCAATCTTATCGCGACGTGAATGTCGACGAGATTGTCCACATGGTCGAAAACTTTGACGACTTCTTTAGTGACGCGGTGCGGACCGACACCAGTTGGTACGGAATGTACATGGATGGTTTCGCGGATCGGCTCAAAGGTAAACGTGTGCTGGAATTGGGCTGTGGCAACGGCGTCAATGCACTAGCGATGTGCATGCTGGGGGCTCAAGTCGTCGCCGTCGATATCTCTAGCGAAAGTGCACGGATCGTCAACCAAGCCGCACAGAAACTTGGCTTTGGTCCCGAACGTGTCCAAGGCATGTCGGGAGACTTCACCTCATTGAACCTCGAAGATGAACCATTTGATTGCGTCGTTGGCAAAGCGTTTTTGCACCATCTGACCGAAGAACTTGAGCGAGAATATTTGGCGAAAGCAGCGGGAATGCTCAAACCCGAGGGCGAAGCAAGGTTTTTCGAACCGGCTGAGAATAGCCCCACACTCGATGCGCTGCGATGGATGGTTCCGGTACGGAATCGCCCCTCTTCGCTGAATAAAAAGGCGTTTGCCAAATGGAAAGCGAGCGACCCGCATCCCGATCGCAGCAATAGCTCTCAGACATATCTGCAAAACGCGGCATTGTATTTCGAACAGGTCGATGCATTGTCTCTTGGCAGCATCGAGCGATTTCACAAACTGCTTCCGGGTGGCTCGTTCAATCGTAAATATCGTCGCTGGGCTCATCGGGTTGATGCCCGCATGCCCAACTGGTTTCGGCACAAATTTGCTCGTTCCCAATTACTGATTTATCGCCACCCCAAGCTACACGCTGCGGATCGTGGTTCACTGTAG
- a CDS encoding sulfotransferase family protein — protein MQITIILSSPRSGSSWLSRVVRCIPDHSVFTHNTYTTQFLYSLYPIKSVNPFGDDGIGHPGWLDSLLKPWRVRRVRSYIESRASGNPIVLISPTLSNFLPLLKEAFPEARYVHFQRNPLDTIASMKNFLAKNDCGGFIDRYRAHSYGGRFFAMRSACIHTMHRLRWMRLVHRGYLGVRPGGFQQAARYSLVDFLSWYYTANQRDILAGLADVPESRQVAIHYEKLVEHYDDEVAKLLEFMIGDQEKPDIPHSHDGVRSGAVGRSKELFDEAQLEQIRTFLLANAPQRVLQTYGLATPNSIAKQQRMTQETS, from the coding sequence GTGCAAATTACCATCATTCTTAGTTCGCCGCGTTCGGGAAGCAGTTGGTTGTCTCGCGTGGTCCGCTGCATCCCCGATCACAGCGTGTTCACGCACAACACCTACACGACGCAGTTCCTGTACTCGCTGTACCCGATCAAATCGGTCAATCCGTTCGGCGATGACGGAATTGGACACCCAGGATGGCTCGATTCGCTACTGAAACCATGGCGAGTACGTCGCGTCCGTTCGTACATCGAATCACGAGCCTCTGGCAATCCGATCGTGCTGATCTCGCCCACCCTCTCGAACTTCCTGCCGCTATTGAAGGAAGCGTTTCCCGAGGCACGCTATGTGCATTTCCAGCGAAACCCGCTCGACACGATCGCGTCGATGAAAAACTTCTTGGCCAAAAACGACTGCGGTGGGTTCATCGATCGTTATCGTGCCCATTCCTATGGTGGCCGCTTTTTTGCCATGCGAAGCGCGTGCATCCACACAATGCATCGATTGCGGTGGATGCGATTGGTTCACCGCGGCTATCTCGGCGTCCGGCCTGGCGGATTTCAGCAAGCCGCTCGATACAGCTTGGTCGACTTTCTAAGCTGGTACTACACCGCCAACCAACGCGACATTCTCGCTGGGCTTGCCGATGTCCCCGAATCACGGCAAGTCGCGATTCACTACGAAAAACTCGTCGAACATTATGACGACGAAGTCGCCAAGCTGCTGGAGTTCATGATTGGCGATCAAGAAAAACCGGACATCCCGCATTCTCATGACGGGGTCCGTAGCGGAGCCGTGGGACGCAGCAAGGAACTATTCGACGAAGCACAGCTCGAGCAAATTCGTACTTTCTTGTTAGCAAACGCACCGCAACGGGTTTTGCAAACCTACGGACTGGCAACGCCAAATTCAATCGCTAAGCAGCAACGAATGACGCAGGAGACATCATGA
- a CDS encoding class I SAM-dependent methyltransferase — protein MSNTLPTQADQWEERLVATPQETMEHCRGLYDADHLKPLFDLLPPHSKIVEAGCGLGQFVYMFASLGHHCIGLDYSAKLINEAQARGENLTDLPGTVQWVEGTILDLPFEDNSLDCYASFGVLEHFTRDQQRIIMSESHRVLKPGGLLYQFVPSFWSPWTLRREIRYWFRKLVPPNLVWQKNIRRSLLRKMGAEAGFQEIRCQSVYAGVALRSMRLPNRLRRLTPARIRQTSQNAIDRMGQWCDRHDILGYGLVYIGKKSS, from the coding sequence ATGAGCAACACGCTACCCACTCAGGCGGATCAATGGGAAGAACGTCTTGTGGCGACGCCGCAAGAAACGATGGAACATTGCCGCGGGCTGTATGATGCCGACCATTTGAAGCCACTATTTGATCTCTTGCCTCCGCACAGCAAGATCGTCGAGGCAGGCTGTGGGCTGGGGCAATTCGTCTATATGTTTGCCTCGCTCGGGCATCACTGCATTGGGCTGGATTATTCAGCAAAATTGATCAACGAGGCCCAAGCTCGAGGCGAAAACTTGACGGACCTGCCCGGAACGGTGCAGTGGGTTGAAGGCACGATTCTCGATCTGCCGTTTGAGGACAATTCGCTGGACTGCTACGCCAGCTTCGGAGTGCTTGAACATTTCACTCGAGATCAACAGCGAATCATTATGTCGGAATCTCATCGCGTGCTTAAACCTGGCGGATTGTTGTATCAATTTGTGCCTAGCTTCTGGTCCCCGTGGACACTGCGCCGCGAAATTCGTTACTGGTTTCGCAAATTGGTTCCGCCCAATCTGGTTTGGCAGAAAAACATCCGCCGATCGCTGCTGCGAAAGATGGGTGCGGAAGCGGGTTTCCAAGAAATCCGTTGCCAATCGGTTTATGCGGGGGTCGCACTGCGAAGCATGAGGTTGCCGAACCGACTTCGCCGTCTGACTCCGGCCCGTATTCGCCAAACTTCACAAAACGCGATCGATCGAATGGGACAATGGTGCGACCGCCACGACATCCTTGGCTACGGTCTTGTCTACATTGGAAAAAAATCATCCTAA